Proteins from one Natrinema salinisoli genomic window:
- a CDS encoding NTP transferase domain-containing protein encodes MRGVILAAGRGRRLGHYTDDVPKAFLEFDGRTLYDRQRALLEPHVHGTSVVLGYRYETVLDRYDPEDPIALEGWERYENAASLLLALRRTDDDLLVLNGDVLVDEREIGRLVGEFDALSGRLNLVGSISGIQDTETAICWDESGRVTDYGLIEGHRHAGFGIVSRDHRTAAIRILREHLDDWYPCVYPRTPTRPLLIPADRHIEVNRPADLELARAWLASERIRCA; translated from the coding sequence ATGCGTGGCGTAATACTGGCCGCAGGCCGGGGCCGTCGCCTGGGACACTACACCGACGACGTCCCGAAAGCCTTCCTCGAGTTCGACGGCCGAACGCTGTACGATCGACAACGCGCGCTGCTCGAGCCACACGTCCACGGAACGAGCGTCGTGTTAGGCTATCGCTACGAGACCGTCCTCGACAGGTACGATCCCGAAGACCCGATCGCTCTCGAGGGCTGGGAGCGCTACGAGAACGCCGCGTCGTTGCTCCTCGCGCTCAGGCGTACCGACGACGACCTGCTGGTCCTGAACGGTGACGTACTCGTCGACGAGCGGGAGATCGGTCGGCTCGTCGGGGAGTTCGACGCCCTCAGCGGTCGTCTCAACCTCGTCGGGAGTATTTCGGGAATACAGGACACGGAGACGGCGATCTGCTGGGACGAATCGGGACGCGTGACGGACTACGGGCTCATCGAAGGCCACCGACACGCCGGATTCGGGATCGTGAGCCGCGACCACCGGACGGCGGCGATCCGGATCCTGCGAGAGCATCTGGACGATTGGTACCCCTGCGTGTACCCTCGGACACCGACCAGACCGCTGTTGATCCCGGCCGATCGCCATATCGAAGTCAATCGACCGGCGGACCTCGAGCTGGCTCGAGCGTGGCTCGCGTCCGAACGGATCCGGTGTGCGTGA
- a CDS encoding CDP-glycerol glycerophosphotransferase family protein, translating to MVAVLYAIERPFMRKTFEAIDRHVDVESAFIPVRADARGCSDRIDEIEVRRPDAVDENVRAIDPGVVVYNHRFGIDRFTFYEEYPLVHVRHGASIGRDERRVTAETILEHVAAALAPGERWARAYRSAAPPDVRVAVVGIPEADALVDAPPPRVHRVLYAPTNYLVGRGAYANTARSVVECFADSAYELLFRPHPTDRREGPGLPVTRECRERIAELPNVVFDTAATPTESMRRSDVLVSDYSGSIAEWLHTGRPLVQLTAIDAPDREVPRIGVTADAIDLALVDELYRNGEPPAVKRRRASWLERLGIPMDGRAGERAAEEVCRCVA from the coding sequence ATGGTAGCAGTACTGTACGCGATCGAGCGACCGTTCATGCGAAAGACGTTCGAAGCGATCGATCGTCACGTGGACGTCGAGTCGGCATTCATCCCGGTCCGAGCGGATGCGCGGGGTTGTAGCGACCGTATCGACGAGATCGAGGTACGCCGTCCCGACGCGGTCGACGAGAACGTGCGGGCGATCGATCCCGGCGTCGTCGTCTACAATCATCGGTTCGGCATCGATCGGTTCACGTTCTATGAGGAGTACCCGCTCGTCCACGTTCGCCACGGCGCGTCGATCGGTCGCGACGAGAGACGGGTCACGGCGGAGACGATTCTCGAGCACGTCGCCGCCGCGCTCGCGCCCGGGGAACGCTGGGCGAGGGCGTATCGGTCCGCGGCGCCGCCCGACGTGCGAGTCGCCGTCGTCGGGATTCCGGAAGCCGACGCGCTGGTCGACGCGCCACCGCCTCGAGTGCACCGGGTCCTGTACGCGCCGACCAACTATCTGGTCGGCCGCGGCGCGTACGCGAACACCGCCCGCTCGGTCGTCGAGTGCTTCGCCGACTCGGCGTACGAACTGCTCTTTCGACCCCACCCGACGGACAGGCGCGAAGGCCCCGGGCTGCCGGTCACCCGAGAGTGTCGCGAACGGATCGCCGAGCTACCGAACGTAGTATTCGATACGGCCGCGACGCCGACCGAGAGCATGCGTCGATCGGACGTGCTCGTCTCCGATTACTCCGGTTCGATCGCCGAGTGGCTCCACACCGGCCGACCGCTCGTGCAACTGACGGCCATCGACGCACCGGACCGCGAGGTGCCTCGGATCGGCGTCACCGCGGACGCGATCGATCTCGCGCTCGTCGACGAGCTGTACAGAAACGGCGAGCCGCCCGCCGTGAAGCGCCGGCGGGCGTCGTGGCTCGAGCGCCTCGGCATTCCGATGGACGGCCGGGCCGGCGAGCGTGCCGCCGAAGAGGTGTGCCGATGCGTGGCGTAA
- a CDS encoding ABC transporter ATP-binding protein, with the protein MAELTLDTVTKVFNDGDSNEIVAVDGVDIDIDDGEFLVLVGPSGCGKSTTLRMIAGLETVTGGEIRLGDRLINNTPPADRNIAMVFQSYALYPHMTVRENMRFGLEESTSMADDEMTSIVEETAAMMGIEDLLDRKPSELSGGQQQRVALGRAIVRDPEAFLMDEPLSNLDAKLRATMRTELQRIQEDLGVTTVYVTHDQTEAMTMGDRIAVLNDGVLQQVGTPLECYHTPNNRFVAGFIGEPSMNFFDVSLSDDALTGESFSYPLPGEIRSSLGDATEFTLGVRPEDIEFHATKSSVGDHDFECVVDVVEPVGESNNIYLRFADDDGPDPETFIVTISGMRNVSSGDRVVATIPPEAIHLFDDRDGRAVKNRSLSEVDAVAPT; encoded by the coding sequence ATGGCAGAACTAACGCTCGATACGGTAACGAAGGTGTTCAACGACGGTGACAGCAACGAGATCGTCGCCGTCGACGGCGTAGATATCGACATCGACGACGGCGAGTTCCTCGTGCTCGTCGGCCCGTCCGGCTGCGGGAAATCGACGACGCTCCGCATGATCGCGGGCCTCGAGACGGTCACCGGCGGTGAGATTCGGCTCGGGGATCGACTCATCAACAACACGCCCCCCGCCGACCGGAACATCGCGATGGTGTTCCAGTCGTACGCGCTGTACCCCCACATGACTGTCCGGGAGAACATGCGCTTCGGGCTGGAGGAATCGACCAGCATGGCCGACGACGAGATGACGTCGATCGTCGAGGAGACGGCCGCGATGATGGGTATCGAAGACCTGCTCGATCGCAAACCGTCGGAGCTCTCCGGCGGCCAGCAACAGCGGGTGGCGCTCGGCCGCGCCATCGTCCGCGACCCGGAGGCCTTCCTGATGGACGAGCCGCTCTCGAACCTCGACGCCAAGCTCCGCGCGACGATGCGGACGGAGCTCCAGCGTATTCAGGAGGACCTCGGCGTGACGACGGTCTACGTCACGCACGACCAGACGGAGGCGATGACGATGGGCGACCGCATCGCGGTCCTCAACGACGGCGTCCTCCAGCAGGTCGGTACGCCGCTGGAGTGTTACCACACGCCGAACAACCGATTCGTCGCCGGCTTCATCGGCGAGCCGTCGATGAATTTCTTCGACGTGTCGCTGTCGGACGACGCGCTGACCGGCGAGAGTTTCTCCTATCCGCTCCCCGGCGAGATTCGATCGTCGCTGGGCGACGCGACGGAGTTCACGCTCGGCGTCCGGCCGGAGGACATCGAGTTCCACGCCACGAAGTCCTCGGTCGGCGACCACGATTTCGAGTGCGTCGTCGACGTGGTCGAACCAGTTGGGGAGTCGAACAACATCTATCTCCGATTCGCCGACGACGACGGGCCCGATCCGGAAACGTTCATCGTCACGATCAGCGGGATGCGAAACGTGTCCAGCGGCGACCGCGTCGTCGCCACCATCCCGCCGGAGGCGATCCACCTCTTCGACGACCGCGACGGACGGGCGGTGAAAAATCGGTCGCTGTCCGAGGTCGACGCCGTGGCACCGACCTGA
- a CDS encoding carbohydrate ABC transporter permease yields MSGATSDESTTTATGGETETRTALKRVVLYAVLVGMAVFYLIPIETGLMTAITDPSTYTGSTPYLPPLEPLVPGTGSFSLEPFGNAFDGLSRGLVNSVILVVPATVLSGLLGSMAAYGLTNVDWRGQVGIYALFIAGIFIPYQAVLVPLTQFWYNVVPLQSMFVPLASFPFVQEYHWKLAALIITHTAYGIPICTLLFRAHYKKLSSEMIEAARLDGASVSTIYRRIVLPLSVPMFAVVFIYQFTQVWNDLLFALTIVQFGDASVVTQELVGIGVSQSGTNFPLRMAAALLAAFPTLIVYILFGDKFAEGVTA; encoded by the coding sequence ATGAGCGGCGCAACGAGCGACGAGAGTACCACGACCGCAACGGGCGGCGAGACCGAAACGCGCACCGCTCTCAAGCGAGTCGTCCTCTATGCCGTGCTGGTCGGGATGGCAGTGTTCTATCTCATCCCCATCGAGACGGGGCTGATGACGGCCATTACGGACCCCAGTACGTACACCGGGTCGACGCCGTACCTCCCGCCGCTCGAGCCCCTGGTGCCCGGTACCGGCTCGTTCTCGCTCGAGCCGTTCGGGAACGCGTTCGACGGGCTGTCGAGAGGGCTCGTCAACAGCGTCATCCTCGTCGTCCCGGCCACGGTCCTGTCGGGACTGCTCGGGAGCATGGCGGCGTACGGGCTGACGAACGTCGACTGGCGCGGCCAGGTCGGTATCTACGCGCTGTTCATCGCCGGTATCTTCATTCCGTATCAGGCGGTTCTGGTGCCGCTGACCCAGTTCTGGTACAACGTGGTACCACTGCAGTCGATGTTCGTCCCGCTCGCCAGCTTCCCCTTCGTTCAGGAGTACCACTGGAAGCTGGCCGCGCTCATCATTACCCACACGGCCTACGGGATCCCGATCTGTACGCTCCTGTTCCGTGCCCACTACAAGAAACTCTCCAGCGAGATGATCGAGGCGGCCCGGCTCGACGGGGCATCGGTGTCGACGATCTATCGTCGCATCGTGCTTCCGCTGTCGGTCCCGATGTTCGCGGTCGTCTTCATCTACCAGTTCACACAGGTCTGGAACGACCTCCTGTTCGCGTTGACCATCGTCCAGTTCGGCGACGCGTCGGTCGTGACCCAGGAGCTGGTGGGGATCGGCGTCTCCCAGTCGGGGACGAACTTCCCGCTGCGGATGGCTGCAGCGCTGCTGGCAGCGTTCCCGACACTGATCGTCTACATCCTGTTCGGCGACAAGTTCGCCGAAGGGGTGACAGCATGA
- a CDS encoding carbohydrate ABC transporter permease gives MRKLIARVRDRWSDSDVRTDGGEVSAERSLLRRDSVRSAPFWLPPFLLVGLFVYGAVLWNFVLSLTDFQGLGAPDYGSLDFENYAIAFNGGTPTWSELTVDPVWNSLQNTIILMVVFSVVCLVLGLLLAILVDRNIRYEDTFRTIYLLPMSLSFVVTAKFWLYMYNPQTGLINAAIGLVGIGPVEIVQNPDLKLGAVAFALIWQFSGYAMIVYLAALRGIPTSHFEAARVDGASTVRMYWRVIIPQLRTATVSALVVITVFALKAFDFLFSMYGGYQPGPSADILATRMVREAYANQNWAYGSTIAVILFVMALFIVTPYIYTQYKRGEL, from the coding sequence ATGCGCAAACTGATAGCCAGAGTCCGGGATCGCTGGTCCGACAGCGACGTCCGTACGGACGGCGGTGAGGTCTCCGCAGAGCGCTCGCTGTTGCGTCGCGATTCGGTCCGCTCGGCCCCCTTCTGGTTGCCGCCCTTCCTGCTCGTCGGGCTGTTCGTGTACGGTGCCGTCCTCTGGAACTTCGTCCTGTCGTTGACCGATTTTCAGGGCCTCGGTGCCCCCGATTACGGCTCTCTCGACTTCGAGAACTACGCCATCGCGTTCAACGGCGGAACGCCGACGTGGTCGGAGCTGACGGTCGATCCGGTCTGGAACTCCCTCCAGAACACGATCATACTGATGGTCGTGTTCTCCGTCGTCTGTCTCGTGCTCGGGTTGTTGCTGGCGATTCTCGTCGACCGGAACATCCGCTACGAGGACACGTTCCGGACGATCTACCTGCTCCCGATGAGCCTCTCGTTCGTCGTCACGGCGAAGTTCTGGCTCTACATGTACAACCCGCAGACGGGGCTGATCAACGCCGCCATCGGGCTGGTGGGGATCGGGCCGGTCGAGATCGTTCAGAACCCGGACCTGAAGCTCGGAGCCGTCGCCTTCGCCCTGATATGGCAGTTCAGCGGCTATGCCATGATCGTCTATCTGGCGGCGCTGCGGGGCATTCCGACGAGTCACTTCGAGGCGGCACGCGTCGACGGTGCGAGCACGGTCCGGATGTACTGGCGCGTCATCATTCCACAGCTCCGGACGGCGACCGTGAGCGCGCTGGTCGTCATCACGGTGTTCGCCCTCAAGGCGTTCGACTTCCTCTTCTCGATGTACGGCGGGTACCAGCCCGGTCCATCGGCCGACATCCTCGCGACGCGGATGGTCAGGGAAGCCTACGCCAATCAGAACTGGGCGTACGGGTCGACCATCGCCGTCATCCTGTTCGTCATGGCACTGTTCATCGTGACACCGTACATCTACACGCAGTACAAGCGAGGTGAACTATGA
- a CDS encoding HIT family protein, translating into MSTIFSQIVEGDIPARIVYEDETTVAFLDANPLAPGHTLVIPKDEYERLNDVPEDVATDLYATIHRMVPAVEEAVDADATTVAFNNGEAAGQEVPHVHCHIVPRFEGDGGGPIHAIAGDRPDLADDELDAIADDIESQA; encoded by the coding sequence ATGAGTACGATCTTCAGCCAGATCGTGGAGGGAGACATTCCCGCGCGAATCGTGTACGAAGACGAGACGACGGTCGCCTTCCTCGACGCCAACCCGCTGGCGCCGGGCCACACGCTGGTGATCCCGAAAGACGAGTACGAGCGCCTGAACGACGTGCCCGAGGACGTCGCGACGGACCTCTACGCAACTATCCACCGCATGGTCCCCGCCGTCGAGGAGGCGGTCGACGCCGACGCGACCACCGTCGCGTTCAATAACGGCGAGGCCGCGGGGCAGGAGGTCCCCCACGTCCACTGCCACATCGTCCCGCGCTTCGAGGGCGACGGCGGCGGCCCCATCCACGCTATCGCGGGCGACCGGCCCGACCTGGCCGACGACGAACTCGACGCCATCGCCGACGACATCGAGTCTCAGGCCTGA
- a CDS encoding uracil-DNA glycosylase codes for MPASDSDTDAESDSATADEPPYPSDRNVLEPDCTRCPALADSRECISWGTGDLDADVVVVGEAPGYGNPEADRWQGGNWTGKAYTSRHSGRRIRRMVDDVGYGDDSYYTNAVKCFPADPEDPTSNREPTPEERATCRTHLLTELESIDPSVVLATGKHATKTVLAAEDRDLEGFLDSVLEPVRCERLDVWLVPILHPSYQDVWIGRLGYEPEEYLEAIGETLDELCRTTAQR; via the coding sequence GTGCCCGCGTCCGATTCCGATACCGACGCAGAGTCCGATTCCGCGACCGCCGACGAGCCACCCTATCCGAGCGATCGCAACGTCCTCGAGCCCGACTGCACCCGCTGCCCGGCGCTGGCCGACTCCCGCGAGTGCATCTCGTGGGGGACCGGCGATCTCGATGCCGACGTCGTGGTCGTCGGCGAGGCACCCGGCTACGGCAACCCCGAGGCCGATCGCTGGCAGGGCGGCAACTGGACCGGCAAGGCGTACACCTCGCGCCACTCGGGCCGACGCATCCGGCGAATGGTCGACGACGTCGGTTACGGCGACGATTCCTACTACACGAACGCGGTGAAGTGCTTTCCAGCGGATCCTGAAGATCCAACGAGTAACCGCGAACCCACACCCGAAGAGCGCGCGACCTGTCGAACCCACCTGCTGACCGAACTCGAGTCGATCGATCCCTCGGTCGTCCTCGCCACCGGCAAGCACGCGACGAAAACCGTGCTGGCGGCCGAGGATCGAGACCTCGAGGGCTTTCTCGACAGCGTGCTCGAGCCGGTGCGCTGTGAGCGCCTCGACGTGTGGCTGGTGCCGATTCTCCATCCGTCCTATCAGGACGTCTGGATCGGCCGGCTGGGGTACGAGCCGGAGGAGTATCTCGAGGCGATCGGTGAGACCCTCGACGAGTTGTGTCGGACGACGGCCCAGCGATAG
- a CDS encoding glycerophosphodiester phosphodiesterase: protein MEIIGHRGCADQFPENTLLAVREAARRLSAVEVDVRRCGSGELVVFHDDTLERVTDASGRVAETPWSDLRELSVLESDESIPRLESVLRAVPQDVTVQLELKERGIATDTLQVAMTTGADVRITSFLPEALAELETKYLDVPNGLLFGEEPDANLSRAVELDCTHVFPHYDLCVETDVVTAARERGFDVIAWKAARTADDVRALDEAGVDGVTADRWDVTPPSLRHRS from the coding sequence ATGGAGATCATCGGCCATCGCGGCTGTGCTGATCAGTTTCCGGAGAACACCCTTCTCGCCGTTCGAGAAGCCGCCCGTCGGCTGTCCGCGGTCGAGGTCGACGTGCGGCGGTGCGGATCGGGCGAACTGGTCGTGTTCCACGACGACACCCTCGAGCGCGTCACCGACGCGTCCGGGCGAGTCGCGGAGACGCCGTGGTCCGACCTCCGCGAACTGTCCGTGCTCGAGTCGGACGAATCGATTCCTCGACTCGAGTCGGTACTTCGCGCCGTTCCGCAGGACGTCACCGTGCAACTCGAGCTGAAAGAACGAGGTATCGCGACGGATACGTTGCAGGTGGCGATGACCACCGGTGCCGACGTCCGCATCACGTCGTTTCTCCCGGAGGCGCTCGCGGAGCTCGAGACGAAGTATCTGGACGTTCCCAACGGCCTCCTCTTCGGGGAGGAACCCGACGCGAACCTCTCGCGGGCGGTCGAACTGGACTGTACGCACGTGTTCCCGCACTACGATCTCTGCGTCGAAACCGACGTCGTGACCGCCGCCCGCGAGCGCGGATTCGACGTCATCGCCTGGAAGGCCGCGCGGACTGCCGACGACGTTCGAGCGCTCGACGAGGCCGGCGTCGACGGTGTCACCGCGGATCGATGGGACGTCACGCCGCCGTCGCTTCGGCACCGCAGTTGA
- the ileS gene encoding isoleucine--tRNA ligase produces the protein MSRFDEVDDQYDPHELEQRVFEYWDDVDAYEQTVEHRSDGESYFFVDGPPYTSGSAHMGTTWNKSLKDVYLRFLRMQGYDVTDRPGYDMHGLPIETRVEERLGFENKQDIEEFGEENFIQECKDYANEQLEGLQEDFQDFGVWMDWDDPYRTVEPEYMEAAWWGFSKAADRGLVEKGHRSISQCPRCETAIANNEVEYEDVEDPSIYVKFDLEDREGSIVIWTTTPWTVPANTFVAVDEDGDYVGVRAEKDGEEELLYVAEAKHEEVLKEGRYDDYEVVEELSGEELLGWSYEHPLSEEVPDHVDAEGAFEVYAADYVDTHGDGTGLVHSAPGHGEVDFERGRELGFPIFCPVGGDGVYTAEAGKYEGQFVKEADDEIMADLEDNGALLASGTVNHSYGHCWRCDTGILQIVTDQWFITITDIKDDLLDNIEDSEWHPEWARDNRFRDFVEEAPDWNVSRQRYWGIPLPVWTAEDRDDDEDRIVIGDREELAERVDQDVDPDDVDLHKDTVDDLTITEDGTTYTRVPDVFDVWLDSSVASWGTLDYPSDDSRFDELWPADFILEAHDQTRGWFWSQLGMGTAALGESPYQEVLMHGHALMPDGRAMSKSKDILIDPHEAIDRHGRDVMRMFLLSNNPQGEDMRFDWDGMQTMENHLRTLWNVFRFPLPYMRLDEFDPQETTLEDVDDDLELIDEWVLARLQSTKAEMTEAFEDRRQDRALDALIEFVVEDVSRFYVQAVRERMWAEEDSDSKTAAYATIYRVLRESVALLAPYAPFISEQIYGTLTGDDGFDTVHMEDWPAVDEYFEDDQLEVDVSLLRAIEEAGANARQQAGRKLRWPVPRVVVAADDGRVVDAVERHTELLEDRLNAREIELVSPEDRWEELQYSAEADMSELGPAFGDRAGQVMNALNEARIDEPSLEAIEDAVDDVLEDGEEITDEMVSFVTQTPDSVAGTAFGIDADDRGVAYVDASLTDDIESEGYAREVIRRVQEMRKDLELDVEERIALEFGIDDERIADLVADHEDLISEEVRADERRAVEDGHRKEWEVDGVTMEIAIEPLAAAEASD, from the coding sequence ATGAGCAGGTTCGACGAGGTCGACGACCAGTACGACCCACACGAACTCGAGCAGCGGGTCTTCGAGTACTGGGACGACGTCGACGCCTACGAGCAGACGGTCGAGCACCGATCGGACGGCGAGTCCTACTTCTTCGTCGACGGCCCGCCGTACACGTCGGGATCGGCGCACATGGGGACCACCTGGAACAAGTCGCTGAAGGACGTCTACCTCCGCTTCCTTCGGATGCAGGGGTACGACGTGACGGATCGCCCGGGCTACGACATGCACGGGCTCCCGATCGAGACCCGCGTCGAGGAACGCCTGGGCTTCGAGAACAAACAGGACATCGAGGAGTTCGGCGAGGAGAACTTCATTCAGGAGTGCAAGGACTACGCCAACGAGCAACTCGAGGGGCTGCAGGAGGACTTCCAGGACTTCGGCGTCTGGATGGACTGGGACGATCCCTACCGGACGGTCGAGCCGGAGTACATGGAGGCCGCCTGGTGGGGCTTCTCGAAGGCCGCGGACCGTGGCCTGGTCGAGAAGGGGCACCGCTCGATTTCCCAGTGTCCGCGCTGTGAAACCGCGATCGCGAACAACGAGGTCGAGTACGAGGACGTCGAGGATCCGTCGATCTACGTCAAATTCGATCTCGAGGACCGCGAGGGCTCGATCGTCATCTGGACGACGACGCCGTGGACGGTCCCGGCGAACACCTTCGTCGCCGTCGACGAGGACGGGGACTACGTCGGCGTGCGCGCGGAGAAGGACGGCGAGGAGGAACTCCTCTACGTCGCCGAGGCGAAACACGAGGAGGTCCTGAAAGAAGGCCGCTACGACGACTACGAGGTCGTCGAGGAGTTATCCGGCGAGGAACTGCTCGGTTGGTCCTACGAGCATCCGCTCAGCGAGGAGGTGCCCGACCACGTCGACGCCGAGGGCGCGTTCGAGGTCTACGCCGCCGACTACGTCGATACCCACGGCGACGGTACCGGGCTCGTCCACTCCGCACCCGGGCACGGTGAGGTGGACTTCGAGCGCGGTCGCGAACTCGGCTTCCCGATCTTCTGTCCCGTCGGCGGCGACGGCGTCTACACCGCGGAAGCGGGCAAGTACGAGGGTCAGTTCGTCAAAGAGGCCGACGACGAAATCATGGCCGACCTCGAGGACAACGGTGCGCTGCTCGCCTCCGGCACCGTCAACCACAGTTACGGCCACTGCTGGCGCTGTGACACGGGGATCCTCCAGATCGTCACCGACCAGTGGTTCATCACGATCACGGACATCAAAGACGACCTCCTCGACAATATCGAAGACAGCGAGTGGCACCCCGAGTGGGCCCGCGACAACCGGTTCCGTGACTTCGTCGAGGAGGCTCCGGACTGGAACGTCTCCCGCCAGCGCTACTGGGGTATCCCGCTTCCGGTCTGGACCGCGGAAGACCGAGACGACGACGAGGATCGGATCGTCATCGGCGACCGCGAGGAACTCGCCGAGCGCGTCGATCAGGACGTCGACCCCGACGATGTCGACCTCCACAAGGACACGGTCGACGACTTGACGATCACTGAGGACGGCACCACGTACACTCGCGTCCCCGACGTGTTCGACGTCTGGCTCGACTCCTCGGTCGCGTCGTGGGGCACGCTGGACTACCCCTCGGACGACAGCCGGTTCGACGAACTCTGGCCCGCGGACTTCATCCTCGAGGCCCACGACCAGACCCGGGGCTGGTTCTGGTCCCAGCTGGGGATGGGCACCGCCGCGCTCGGCGAGAGCCCGTATCAGGAGGTCCTGATGCACGGCCACGCGCTGATGCCCGATGGCCGCGCGATGAGCAAGTCCAAGGACATCCTGATCGATCCCCACGAGGCGATCGATCGCCACGGGCGGGACGTCATGCGCATGTTCCTCCTCTCGAACAACCCGCAGGGCGAGGACATGCGCTTCGACTGGGACGGGATGCAGACGATGGAGAACCACCTTCGGACGCTGTGGAACGTCTTCCGGTTCCCGCTGCCGTACATGCGCCTGGACGAGTTCGATCCGCAGGAAACCACGCTCGAGGACGTGGACGACGACCTCGAACTGATCGACGAGTGGGTCCTCGCCCGCTTGCAGTCCACGAAGGCCGAGATGACCGAGGCCTTCGAGGACCGCAGACAGGACCGGGCGCTCGACGCGCTGATCGAATTCGTCGTCGAGGACGTCTCCCGGTTCTACGTGCAGGCGGTCCGCGAGCGCATGTGGGCCGAGGAGGACAGCGATTCGAAAACGGCCGCCTACGCGACGATCTACCGCGTGCTCCGCGAGAGCGTCGCGCTGCTCGCGCCGTACGCGCCGTTCATCAGCGAGCAGATCTACGGCACGCTGACCGGCGACGACGGGTTCGACACCGTCCACATGGAAGACTGGCCCGCGGTCGACGAGTACTTCGAGGACGACCAGCTCGAGGTCGACGTCTCGCTCCTCCGCGCGATCGAGGAAGCCGGCGCGAACGCCCGCCAGCAGGCCGGCCGCAAGCTGCGCTGGCCCGTTCCGCGCGTCGTCGTCGCGGCGGACGACGGACGGGTCGTCGACGCCGTCGAACGACACACCGAACTGCTCGAAGATCGGCTCAACGCCCGCGAGATCGAACTGGTCTCGCCCGAGGACCGCTGGGAGGAGCTCCAGTACAGCGCCGAAGCGGACATGAGCGAACTGGGCCCGGCCTTCGGCGACCGCGCCGGGCAGGTCATGAACGCGCTCAACGAGGCCCGCATCGACGAGCCGAGCCTCGAGGCGATCGAAGACGCCGTCGACGACGTCCTCGAAGACGGCGAGGAGATCACCGACGAGATGGTCTCCTTCGTCACCCAGACGCCCGACAGCGTCGCCGGCACCGCCTTCGGGATCGACGCCGACGACCGCGGCGTGGCCTACGTCGACGCCTCGCTGACCGACGACATCGAGAGCGAGGGCTACGCCCGCGAGGTCATCCGCCGCGTCCAGGAGATGCGCAAGGACCTCGAGCTCGACGTCGAGGAGCGGATCGCGCTCGAGTTCGGGATCGACGACGAGCGGATCGCCGACCTCGTCGCGGATCACGAGGACCTGATCAGCGAGGAGGTTCGCGCCGACGAGCGCCGTGCCGTCGAGGACGGCCACCGCAAGGAGTGGGAGGTCGACGGCGTGACGATGGAGATCGCGATCGAGCCGCTTGCAGCTGCGGAAGCGTCGGATTAG
- a CDS encoding A24 family peptidase, whose product MTVSGVSSTGPDLLRLVAVPVFAWAAYRDIETRRVSSTVWIPLSLLGAALLVWEGWLSWSAGGTAWTYEFLIPTAISLGVVVPIAYLFWWFGGFGGADAKALLVLAVLFPTFPEYAMGSVTLPLETTRIGTFSFTILTNTVLVGIALPVALAVRNAAAGRIAPVMFVGWPVSWDRIPETHGRLLETPTGLSRGGVDLDALRMYLRWRGLSLADLREHPDRYRDPATLPDEPNPPTDGAVTADVSVRGDGGALEPSSDNELDRTLDSESGPEYDDPWGAEAFLDDIDGSAYGTTPETLREGLEVLTDEETVWISPGTPFLVPIVVGLVIALVYGDLLFGTLF is encoded by the coding sequence GTGACAGTTTCCGGCGTCTCGTCGACGGGTCCGGATCTCCTTCGACTCGTGGCCGTGCCCGTCTTCGCCTGGGCCGCCTACCGCGATATCGAGACGCGGCGGGTCTCGAGCACCGTCTGGATCCCCCTCTCACTGCTCGGTGCCGCGCTGTTGGTCTGGGAGGGATGGCTCTCCTGGTCCGCCGGCGGGACCGCGTGGACCTATGAGTTCCTGATCCCGACGGCGATCAGTCTGGGAGTGGTGGTTCCGATCGCCTACCTCTTCTGGTGGTTCGGCGGCTTCGGCGGGGCCGACGCGAAAGCCCTGCTCGTCCTCGCCGTCCTCTTTCCGACGTTTCCCGAGTACGCGATGGGATCGGTGACGCTCCCGCTCGAGACGACCCGCATCGGGACGTTTTCGTTTACGATCCTGACGAACACCGTCCTCGTCGGGATCGCGCTCCCGGTCGCGCTCGCCGTCCGCAACGCCGCTGCGGGCCGGATCGCGCCGGTCATGTTCGTGGGCTGGCCCGTCTCCTGGGATCGGATTCCGGAGACTCACGGCCGCCTGCTCGAGACGCCGACCGGACTCTCTCGCGGCGGCGTCGATCTCGACGCCTTGCGGATGTACCTCCGCTGGCGCGGGCTCTCGCTGGCCGACCTGCGCGAGCACCCCGACCGGTACCGGGATCCGGCGACGCTTCCCGACGAGCCGAACCCGCCGACCGACGGCGCGGTGACTGCGGACGTGTCCGTTCGCGGGGACGGCGGCGCGCTCGAGCCGAGTTCCGATAATGAGCTCGATCGCACGCTGGATTCGGAGTCTGGCCCGGAGTACGACGACCCGTGGGGTGCCGAGGCCTTTCTGGACGATATCGACGGCTCGGCCTACGGAACGACCCCCGAGACGCTGCGCGAGGGACTCGAGGTACTCACCGACGAAGAGACGGTCTGGATCTCGCCGGGGACGCCGTTCCTCGTCCCGATCGTCGTCGGGCTGGTGATCGCGCTGGTCTACGGCGACCTGCTGTTCGGGACCCTGTTCTAG